The Mycobacterium riyadhense sequence CTGCCGAGAGATGCACCAGTCGTGCATGTCGTCGACCCAGGCGAACCAGCGTGGTTCCAGGCTGGCGGGGTGAATCACGGTGTCCCCGTTGCGCACCGCATCGCCGGCGGCCTTTGCCAGCGACTCCACCCTGACCCACCACTGCAGTGACAGCCGTGGCTCGATCGGCTCGCCGCTGCGCTCGGAGTGTCCGACGCTATGCAAGTAGGGGCGCTTCTCCTCGACGACCCGGCCCTGCGCCGCGAGAGCCTCGCGCACCGCGACCCGAGCTTCGAAGCGGTCCATGGCGTCGAATTGCGTTCCGGTGTCCACGATCCGGCCCTTGGTGTCCAGGATCGAAGGCATTGGCAATTGGTGGCGCATCCCGATTTCGAAGTCGTTCGGGTCATGAGCGGGTGTGACTTTGACTGCGCCGGTGCCGAATTCGGGATCTACGTGATCGTCGGCGACGACGATCAGCTCCCGGTCCACAAAGGGATGGGGCAAGCTGGTGCCGACCAAATGGCGGTAGCGCTCGTCGTCGGGATGGACCGCGATCGCGGTGTCGCCCAGCATCGTCTCAACCCGGGTGGTGGCGACCACGATGTGTGGTTGCGAGTCGTCGAGCGAGCCGTACCGGAACGACACCAACTCGCCCTCGACGTCCTGATAGTTGACCTCGAGATCCGAGATCGCCGTCTCCAGCACCGGTGACCAGTTGACCAGGCGCTCGGCCTGATAGATCAGCCCGGCGTCGTAGAGCCGCTTGAAGATCGTCCGCACCGCGCGCGACAGGCCCTCGTCCATGGTGAATCGGTCGCGGCTCCAGTCCACTCCGTCACCGAGGCGGCGCATCTGGCCGCCGATGGCTCCGCCGGACTCGCGTTTCCAGTCCCAAACCTTGTCGACGAACAGCTCCCGGCCGTAGTCCTCCTTGGTTTTGCCGTCGACGGCGAGCTGCTTTTCCACCACACTTTGGGTGGCAATACCGGCATGGTCGGTACCCGGTTGCCACAACACCTCGTAGCCCTGCATGCGCTTGCGGCGGGTCAGGGCGTCCATCATGGTGTGTTCCAGCGCGTGGCCCATGTGCAGGCTGCCGGTCACGTTGGGAGGTGGCAGCACGATCGAATACGGGGGCGTGCTACTGCTCGGGTCCGCGGTGAAGTAGCCGGCTTCCAGCCACTTCTGGTAGATCGCGCCCTCCATCGCGGCCGGATCCCACGACTTGGGCAGCTGGTCGTCGGTGGGGCGGTGGCTGGCGGTCACCGGTCAATTCTAGGAACCGCCGCCTACCGGCGTGTAAGCGCCCGAATCCGCAGGTGATCCGGCGGTTAAGGACTCGCGATCAAGGTATCGTGAGCACCTGGCCGGGGTAGATCAAGTCCGGATTCGGAATGCCGCTGGCATCGGCAATTACCTGGTATTTGCTGCCATCGCCGTAGAAGCGCTCCGCGATGGCCCACAAGGTGTCACCCGAAACGACGGTGTAGGTCCGCGCGGCGGGTTCCGGCGCGGCCGGCTCCGGCGCAGCCTCGGTCTCCGAGACGGCTTCTGCGGTTAGCCCTGGTGCGGCTTGCTCGACCGGCTGGGCCGACTCGGCGGCAGCGGCTTGCTCCGCGGCAGCGGGCTCGGGCGGCGGGGCATCAGTCTCCGTATGCGTCGACCATGCCGGGCCATCAGCCGCGTAGAGCACCAGGTTGCGGTCATCCTGAAGCACGAGTTTGACGTCCTTCTTGCCCTTTGTGTCGGTGTGCCAGACGGGTTTGTCTGCCGTGTAGACGACGAAGTTTCCGTCGCGCTGCACTTCGGCACGCACCACATCCTGGCCGTTGGTCGACGTGGCCCACAGCGGCGTACCACGGGAGGCCAGCACCAGGTTGCCATCCTCTTGCAGGGTGAGGGTGTAGGCCCCGTTGTGAGAAACCAGCGATTCCCCCCGCACCAGCTTCTGTCCTTCAGTCAGCGTGTCTTGCATAGCGTTCCCTCTCGATCCCTCTCGTTAACCAGTCCGGCCAGCTCAAGCCGAACGCATTCCCCGATAACGACGAGCTAGACGCAATCACGTTGCCGCGCTTGCTATTTCTTTCCGCCGAGCAAACCGCCCAGGATGTCCCCAAGCGCACCGCCCTTGCCGCCCTTGCCTGCCAGGACGCTGCCCAGGATGCTCCCCAACGATTTGTCGCCCGAGCCACCAAGGATGCTGCCCAGCACTTCACCCAGGCCGCCTGACGCCTTTTCCTGCGAGGCGGAACTCTCCGCCGCGCCGGTGGAGCTAAGCCGTTTTCCGATGTACGCCAACACGATCGGGACCAGGACCGGCAGCAACCGCTTGAGCAACTCACTATCGCCGGCCCCGCCATCGGCCAGCGCCGATGCCACCTGGTTGGTGTCATTGCCGCCGAAAAGCGTCGCAACCGCCTGGTGCCCGTCGCCCTCGTCAACCTGGTCTAAGCCGGCGTCGAGCAGGCCGCGGTCGGCGTGGCCACTGGCGGCGGACACGATCCTGCCGGCGTGTTCGGGATCTTGGGAGTTCTGCTGCAGTCCGCTCAACAGCACCGGCACCAGCGTGTGAACCGCGGCTTCAACCTCACCTTCGCCAGCGCCGAGCTTATTGGCTATTTCAGCCGTGGGAATCTGGGCGTACAAATCGTCAAGACCGGCCATCGGTTCACCCACCTTCATTGCTGGGTTGTGATGCTGGGATGTAAGCCAGGTCACCTACGACACTAGACTCACACGGCCGCGGGCGACACCCCTGCGAAGGAACGGATCAGTTCAGCCGCTCGGTCCGCAGCGACACACCCGCGGCCGGGAAGCGTGCCAGCAACGCATCACCCATCGCGGCGGCGGGCGTCAGCACACCATGCAATTCGGAGAGCTTGTCGCGGTCGAGCGCGAGCGCAAGACCGCACTCACCCAACAGCACCGAGGTCGCCTTGTAGCCGGGGTCGCCGCGCTGTTCCATGCGCGCCATATAGCGTGCACCGGTGGTCGTGGTGGTATACGTCTCGACGCGGTAGTAGCCGCGCTCCCGAGTCCTCGCGCTCGGACCGGTGCCGGGTTTGGGCACAACGCGCTCCACCAGCCGGCGAGGTAGCAGCCGGAAATAACGGTTGCCCAACCCGAACATCGCGTTGCCGAACCCGGTGACGATGGCCGCCGCCACGGGCGCCACCGGCGACGACCCTACGCTCAGGGTTTCGGTGTAGCGGAATCGCTTTCCGTACGCCCAGTCAAGTAACGCGTTGCTGCGTCGTACGATCCGGGTGTTGAAGGGCGCCATCAGGAACCCTGCTGTCCACAAGCCCGTCAGTTCGGGCGCAAGTTGCCGACCGCGACGCAATGGCAGATCAGGCTGCGCGCCCAGCTCGGGCTCTGCGGCACGGTCGCTGCTCAGCGTGTACGGGTCGGCCATCCGCTGGCGCGCGTCAGGGTCGCGCGAGGCGGTGCTCATTATTTCCAGCAACGAGGCGATGGTGCCGCCGGATGCCCCGCCCCACATCGAGCGCACCACGAAGTTGGTGTCTGTCAACTCGCCCGCGCTGCCGTCCCGTGCCGCGCGGTACAGCGCGTACACGCTCAGATCCGAAGGGACCGAGTCGAATCCGCAAGAGTGCACGATACGGGCACCGGTGTCGGCGGCCTGCTTGTGGTACAGGTCGATGGCTTCCCTCACGAACATCGCCTCGCCGGTCAGGTCGGCGTAATCGGTGCCGGCGGCGGCACACGCGGCCACCAGCGGCAGCCCGTAGCGCGTATACGGCCCTACCGTGGTGATGACAACCCGGGTGCGGGCGGCCATCTCGTTGAGCGTGGTCTGCGATCCGGCGTCCGCGGTCAGCACCGGCCAGGACCGCGCGGATTCCCCGAGCATGTTGCGAACGGCGAGTAAGCGTTCGCTCGACCTGCCTGCCAGCGCGATTCGCGCATCTCCCCCAGCCCGCGCCAGGTACTCGGCGGTCAGCTTCCCAACAAATCCAGTCGCGCCGTACAGGACGATGTCGAACTCACGCGGCGTTAGGGTCACACGCCCGACGCTACTCCGAGGGTCTCGGCCGTCCCGCGCGACTACGTTGACCCCATGGCGCACAGCATCGTCATCATCGGAGCGGGCATCGCCGGCCTGGCAACCGCGGTAGCGCTGCAGCAGCGCGATTGCAACGTCAGCATCATCGAAGAGCGCACCGACACATCGACCGGCACCGCGATCAGCATCTGGCCCAACGCGCTCGCAGCGCTCGACGAACTCGGCTTGGGTGACGCGATCCGCGCGGCCGGCGGCCGGATCACGGCAGGAGCGCTCCGCTGGCGCGACGGCTCGTGGCTGCGCCACCCTGCGTCCGAAACCCTGATCGCCACGCTGGGCGAGCCGTTGGTCGTCGTGCAGCGATCGAGCCTGCGGGACATCCTGACCGCGGCCGTGCGCGGCGGGACCATCGAATACGGCCTGGCGGCCAAGGGACTCCGCGCCACCGTCGACGGCGTGCAGATCAGGTTGTCGGACGCGACGGTCCGCGAGGCGGACGCCGTGATCGGTGCCGACGGCATCGGCTCGATGGTGGCCCGCCACCTCAACGGTCCGCTGGCCCACCGCTACGCGGGCTGTACGGCGTGGCGCGGGATCGCCTCTTACGCCATGGATCTGGAGCTGGCCGGCGGGACGCTTGGACCCGGAGTGGAAACCGGCCACGTCCCGGTCGGGCCCGATCGCACCTATTGGTACGCCACCGAACGTGCACCCGAGGGCCGCCTGGCACCTGAAGGCGAGTTGCCCTACCTACAGGGCAAACTGGCCGGATGGGCCGAACCCATCCCGAGCGTTCTGGCCGCGACCGCACCCGCTGACGTGTTGCGTAACGACCTCTACGACCGCACGCCGGCCCGGCATTGGACACGAGGACCCGTGGTGCTGGTCGGCGACGCGGCCCATCCGATGCGCCCGCATCTGGGCCAGGGCGGCTGCCAGGGGATAGAAGACGCCGCGATCTTGGGGGCATTCGTGGAACGAACCACCGACCTGCCGACAGCCTTCGCCCGGTTCGCCACCTACCGCCGGCCGCGGATCGCATCGCTCGTACGCGAGTCGGCATTGATCGGCCGGGTTATCAACCTGCGCCCGGCATTTCTCAGTGCGGCGGCCACCCGCGCGTCCGTGCTGGTGCCGGAGGCCATGTTCACCCGGCATCTGGCAGCCGTGGCGTCACGGTCGGCGTTCGTTTTGCCCGCCTAATCCCGCCGAGCAGACGCAAAGGCACCCTTTTTGGATGCCAAAAGGGTGCCTTTGCGTCTGCTCGGCGGGGAGCGGCCGGCCGGTGATCAGCCGCGTCGGCCGCAGACCGGCCACGCGCCGATCCCCTGCGAATGCAACACATTCTCGGCCACCCGGATCTGCTCTTCCCGGCTTGCGGCACTCGCAGATCCGGTGCCACCGTTGGCGCGCCAGGTGCCGGCGGTGAACTGCAGGCCGCCCGAGTAACCATTTCCGGTGTTGATTGACCAGTTTCCACCGGATTCGCATTGCGCGATCGCGTCCCAGTTCACGCTGTACGCCTTGACGGGCGCGGGCGCGGGCGCGTCACCGGGCGGCGGGGCGTCCGGGGCCGGCGGGACGTTGGGATCAAAATCCACCGGCTCTGGTGCAGGCGCCGGCGGCAGGTCGACTGGCGCGACCTCGGCGTCTGGTGCGGGAGGTGGCGGCATGTCCGGGTCAAAGCCCACGAGCTGCGGATCGAGCTGTGGATCGGGCGCGTCGGCGGGCGGGGCCGGCGGCACGTTCGGGTCATAGCCCACAGCATCCGGCCCGGGGGCCGCGTTTGGGTCGGCGGCATCCGCGTAGGCGATACCAGTGGACGGCACGGTCACGAGCGTCCCTGTGATCGCGGCGACGATGAGCGTCTTACGGACGGTCTTCAACATTGTTCCTTTCGCGGTGCGCGCGCGCCAAAGCCAGCCCACAGGTGTGGGTTGGTGCCTGATGCGTTTCGAAATTGCTGCTTTGGGACGTGCCGTCTCGTTTCGGCACGACAGCGGAGGGCTTGATCTGCCCGGCGTGGCTGCTCGCCGACCGCCTGCGGGGCGGCTCAACGTATTCAGCGCCGTCCCCAGCTCCGCTCACACGCGGGTCCGTGGATTCAATTGTTTTATCGCCCGGTTCGGGGCTAAGAGCACAGTACGATAACGATTCGAATTAGTCACTCCGCCGACCAGATATATCAGTTCTATAACGCGCCGATCACAACGCACCATCGTGATTTGTTCATGCAGGTCAACTACCGATTTTTGTCCCACGCCAAACTTTCGCGCAGACAACGTTATCGTGAGCCGAATCACGCGAATATTGTGAGCTGCACCACGAATTTGCCGGGCGGTCATCGAGGATCACCAGGCATAACGCCTCGGCGGTGTCCTAGGTCACAGCAGCCAACCCAGACTCGACGTCTAGTAGACCTTGAGCCAAGGCTACCGAGCGTGCTCAGCTAGTTCTTCAAATACGCAGTGCCACAGCACTATTCATCAATAAGCTGGAAGCGCACCGCTGGCGCGCGTTGAGGCAGAAGCAAACATCGTTATCGCTGAAAGATGCGCTTTTGCACTCGATTTCATCGCGCGCCCCACATCGCAGGCCGGGGCCGCCGTAGCGTCCGCAGCCGAGCGGCACCAGCACCGCTACCGTCGTGCAACCGGTTAGGCATTCCGCAACGCCTTTGCTACGTATCAGCTGAATTTCTCCGATTTGCGCATAGCTGGAGTACAACTCGACTCAAACGAAGATCTTCGGTGCCGATCGAGTACCAAATACATTGTGTTCCAACAGAATACGCAGGCATCATCACGTGGGACTCGGCTTTCCTCTCCTCGGCAACGTAATGGCGACCCAAGTCCAGTCGCCGCAAATAACGTTTTCATTAGAAAACAGAAAGAGTGAGAAATATGCGACCACTGATAAACAGAAGTCAAAAATTTAGGACACAACGCGCATCAATTAATTGATGCGATGGTTTCAGCGCCCCGGCTGCACCGGTACGCGCAGATCAGCAGCCGAATTCATATTGGTCAGCGGCCGGGAATCCGACACCACAATCTGCTGGGCGTCGGACGCGTCGATGAGGGCGCTCATCTTGCGCTCGCCGGCGGCGACCAACGCATCGACCCGGCCGGCAAGATCAGTCCGGTACACCGCCGCCAGGTAATGGGTGCGACCGTCCCACGGCAACACCACCTCGGCGTCGGTCTCCTCGGCGAGACGGACCAGCTCGTCGATCAGGTCGACAGTCAGAAACGGCATGTCGACTGCGCAGACGAACGCGAACCGAGCACCCGCCTCCGCGGCCGCACGCAATCCACGCCCAGTCGCCGGCAACGGCCCCAGCCCCCGCACCTCGTCGCGCACGACGGGAACCTCCAGGGCCGGCAACGGTTGACCCGGGGCCGCCATCACGAAAACATGTTCGCAGCGCTGCCCGACAACGCTGACGACGTGTTCGACCAGCGTGGAGGTGCCCCCTGGCACCTGCATGGTGGCTTTATCGTGGCCCATACGCCGGGATTCGCCGCCAGCGAGTACCACTCCGGCCAGTGACAGTGCAGCCACGTCAGTCGACGTTCCAGGTGTCGCGTCCACGCAGCAACGATTGCAGTGCGGCACGGTCAGACGGGGCCGAACTCCTGGCGGCGCTGACTTGTGAACGGGCCGCGTCATCATAGGTGGGCCGGCTGATATGGCGGAAGATTCCGAGCACGGTGTGCTCGAGGTTCTGGTCGGAAAGCCGTGACAGGGCAAATGCGTAGGCCGCGTCGTCGGCGTGCGCATCGTGCACCACAATCTCTTCCACGGCGACGTCGGCGGTTTTGGCCACTTCGAGGCTGAAGCCGGACTTCACCACGCAGTATTCGTCGTTAGCACCGAAGACGATGGGTTGGCCGTGGCGGACATTGATCACCCGCTCTTCGGCGCCCTCCTTGCGCAGCGCGTCGAACGAGCCATCGTTGAAAATCGGGCAGTCCTGCAGGATTTCGACCAGGGCGGCACCGCGATGCTGGGCGGCCGCGCGCAACACCTCCGAGAGGCCGGCACGATCGGAGTCCAATGCCCGGCCGACGAACGTCGCCTCGGCACCAAGCGCCAATGACACCGGGTTGAAGGGGTGGTCCAATGAACCCATCGGTGTGGACTTGGTGATCTTGCCGACCTCGGACGTCGGCGAATACTGGCCTTTGGTCAGACCGTAGATCCGGTTATTGAACAGCAGCACCGTGATGTTGACGTTGCGCCGCATCGCGTGGATCAGGTGGTTGCCACCGATCGACAACGCGTCACCGTCGCCGGTGACCACCCATACCGAAAGATCGTCGCGGGCCAGGGCCAAACCGGTCGCGATCGCCGGCGCACGGCCGTGGATCGAGTGGAACCCGTAGGTCTCCAGGTAGTACGGGAACCGGCTGGAACATCCGATGCCACTGATGAACACGATGTTCTCGCGGCGCAATCCGAGTTCGGGCAGGAAGTTTCGGATGGTGTTGAGGATGACGTAGTCACCGCAGCCAGGGCACCAACGCACCTCCTGATCACTGGTGAAGTCCTTGCCCTTTTGCGGCTGATCGGTCGTGGGCACGCCGTCGTTCTTGGTCAACCTCGGAGTCACACCAAGGTCTATGCCCGCCAGATTGCCGGTCATGCGATAGCTCCCGCTCCAACCGTGGCCGCCCCCAGTTTGGCGACCATTGTCTTGTCTTGCTCAATCTCGGCCAACGTCCCGCCCAGCGCGGCGCGGATAACCCGGCCCACCTCGTCGGCCAGGAATGACAGGCCCTGAACCTTGCTGACCGATTGCACATCCACCAGGTACTTGCCGCGCAACAACAACGCCAGCTGACCGAGGTTCATCTCCGGGCACACCACCTGCGGGTACCGCCTCAGCACGTCGCCCAGGTTTGCCGGGAAGGGCCTGAGATGCCGCAGATGAGCATGGGCGACCTTGACGCCCTTGCGCCGCGCCCGTCGGCAGGCTTCTCCGATGGGGCCATACGAACTGCCCCATCCAATCAGCAACAGCTCGGCGTCTCCGGTCGGATCGTCGACTTCCAGATCCGGTACCCGGATGCCGTCGATCTTGGCCTGGCGTATCCGGACCATGAGGTCGTGATTGACGGGCTCATAAGAGATGTCGCCGGAGCCGTTGGCGGCTTCCAGCCCACCGATGCGGTGTTCCAGACCGGGTGTGCCTGGGATGGCGAATTGACGGGCCAGGGTTTCCGGGTCGCGAGCGTAGGGCTGGAAGGGCTCGTCGGGCTTGGCGAAGGTGTGCTTGATGGGTTCCAGGGTGCTGACGTCCGGGATTCGCCATGGCTCCGAGCCATTGGCGATGGCGCCGTCGGACAGCACAATCACCGGCGTGTGGTACGACACTGCGATACGCACCGCCTCGATGGCCGTCGCAAAGCAGTCCGACGGGGACCGCGGCGCCAGCACCGCCACCGGCGACTCGCCATTGCGGCCGTACAGCGCCTGCAACAGGTCGGCTTGTTCGGTCTTGGTGGGCAGCCCGGTCGAGGGCCCACCCCGCTGCACGTCGATAACGATCAGCGGCAGTTCGGTCATCACGCCGAGGCCGAGCGCTTCGGACTTCAGCGAAATGCCCGGACCCGACGTGCTGGTGACACCCAGCGCGCCACCATAGGCAGCACCCAGCGCCGCGCAAATGCCGCCGATCTCATCTTCGGCCTGGAACGTGGTGACGTTGAAGTTTTTGTGCTTGGACAGCTCGTGCAGGATGTCCGATGCCGGCGTAATCGGATAGCTGCCGAGCACAACAGGAAGGTTGGCGAGCTGACCGGCGGTGACGATGCCATAGGCCAGCGCGGTGTTGCCAGAGATCTGCCGGTACTCGCCGGCGGGCAATTTGGCGGGCGAAACCTCGTAGGTAGTGCCGAAAGCCTCGGTGGTCTCGCCGTAGTTCCAGCCCG is a genomic window containing:
- a CDS encoding LysM peptidoglycan-binding domain-containing protein, whose product is MQDTLTEGQKLVRGESLVSHNGAYTLTLQEDGNLVLASRGTPLWATSTNGQDVVRAEVQRDGNFVVYTADKPVWHTDTKGKKDVKLVLQDDRNLVLYAADGPAWSTHTETDAPPPEPAAAEQAAAAESAQPVEQAAPGLTAEAVSETEAAPEPAAPEPAARTYTVVSGDTLWAIAERFYGDGSKYQVIADASGIPNPDLIYPGQVLTIP
- a CDS encoding 2-oxoacid:ferredoxin oxidoreductase subunit beta encodes the protein MTGNLAGIDLGVTPRLTKNDGVPTTDQPQKGKDFTSDQEVRWCPGCGDYVILNTIRNFLPELGLRRENIVFISGIGCSSRFPYYLETYGFHSIHGRAPAIATGLALARDDLSVWVVTGDGDALSIGGNHLIHAMRRNVNITVLLFNNRIYGLTKGQYSPTSEVGKITKSTPMGSLDHPFNPVSLALGAEATFVGRALDSDRAGLSEVLRAAAQHRGAALVEILQDCPIFNDGSFDALRKEGAEERVINVRHGQPIVFGANDEYCVVKSGFSLEVAKTADVAVEEIVVHDAHADDAAYAFALSRLSDQNLEHTVLGIFRHISRPTYDDAARSQVSAARSSAPSDRAALQSLLRGRDTWNVD
- the mobA gene encoding molybdenum cofactor guanylyltransferase — its product is MAALSLAGVVLAGGESRRMGHDKATMQVPGGTSTLVEHVVSVVGQRCEHVFVMAAPGQPLPALEVPVVRDEVRGLGPLPATGRGLRAAAEAGARFAFVCAVDMPFLTVDLIDELVRLAEETDAEVVLPWDGRTHYLAAVYRTDLAGRVDALVAAGERKMSALIDASDAQQIVVSDSRPLTNMNSAADLRVPVQPGR
- a CDS encoding FAD-dependent oxidoreductase — encoded protein: MAHSIVIIGAGIAGLATAVALQQRDCNVSIIEERTDTSTGTAISIWPNALAALDELGLGDAIRAAGGRITAGALRWRDGSWLRHPASETLIATLGEPLVVVQRSSLRDILTAAVRGGTIEYGLAAKGLRATVDGVQIRLSDATVREADAVIGADGIGSMVARHLNGPLAHRYAGCTAWRGIASYAMDLELAGGTLGPGVETGHVPVGPDRTYWYATERAPEGRLAPEGELPYLQGKLAGWAEPIPSVLAATAPADVLRNDLYDRTPARHWTRGPVVLVGDAAHPMRPHLGQGGCQGIEDAAILGAFVERTTDLPTAFARFATYRRPRIASLVRESALIGRVINLRPAFLSAAATRASVLVPEAMFTRHLAAVASRSAFVLPA
- a CDS encoding saccharopine dehydrogenase family protein — its product is MTLTPREFDIVLYGATGFVGKLTAEYLARAGGDARIALAGRSSERLLAVRNMLGESARSWPVLTADAGSQTTLNEMAARTRVVITTVGPYTRYGLPLVAACAAAGTDYADLTGEAMFVREAIDLYHKQAADTGARIVHSCGFDSVPSDLSVYALYRAARDGSAGELTDTNFVVRSMWGGASGGTIASLLEIMSTASRDPDARQRMADPYTLSSDRAAEPELGAQPDLPLRRGRQLAPELTGLWTAGFLMAPFNTRIVRRSNALLDWAYGKRFRYTETLSVGSSPVAPVAAAIVTGFGNAMFGLGNRYFRLLPRRLVERVVPKPGTGPSARTRERGYYRVETYTTTTTGARYMARMEQRGDPGYKATSVLLGECGLALALDRDKLSELHGVLTPAAAMGDALLARFPAAGVSLRTERLN
- a CDS encoding transglycosylase family protein, which codes for MKTVRKTLIVAAITGTLVTVPSTGIAYADAADPNAAPGPDAVGYDPNVPPAPPADAPDPQLDPQLVGFDPDMPPPPAPDAEVAPVDLPPAPAPEPVDFDPNVPPAPDAPPPGDAPAPAPVKAYSVNWDAIAQCESGGNWSINTGNGYSGGLQFTAGTWRANGGTGSASAASREEQIRVAENVLHSQGIGAWPVCGRRG
- a CDS encoding DUF937 domain-containing protein, yielding MAGLDDLYAQIPTAEIANKLGAGEGEVEAAVHTLVPVLLSGLQQNSQDPEHAGRIVSAASGHADRGLLDAGLDQVDEGDGHQAVATLFGGNDTNQVASALADGGAGDSELLKRLLPVLVPIVLAYIGKRLSSTGAAESSASQEKASGGLGEVLGSILGGSGDKSLGSILGSVLAGKGGKGGALGDILGGLLGGKK
- a CDS encoding 2-oxoacid:acceptor oxidoreductase subunit alpha, with product MDPNGREAGSESHHGVSGAGSGRKRLENVVIRFAGDSGDGMQLTGDRFTSEAALFGNDLATQPNYPAEIRAPAGTLPGVSSFQIQIADYDILTAGDRPDVLVAMNPAALKANIGDLPRGGMVIANSDEFTKRNLTKVGYVTNPLESDELEEYVVHAVAMTTLTLGAVEAIGASKKDGQRAKNMFALGLLSWMYGRPIQTSENFIREKFARKPDIAEANVLALKAGWNYGETTEAFGTTYEVSPAKLPAGEYRQISGNTALAYGIVTAGQLANLPVVLGSYPITPASDILHELSKHKNFNVTTFQAEDEIGGICAALGAAYGGALGVTSTSGPGISLKSEALGLGVMTELPLIVIDVQRGGPSTGLPTKTEQADLLQALYGRNGESPVAVLAPRSPSDCFATAIEAVRIAVSYHTPVIVLSDGAIANGSEPWRIPDVSTLEPIKHTFAKPDEPFQPYARDPETLARQFAIPGTPGLEHRIGGLEAANGSGDISYEPVNHDLMVRIRQAKIDGIRVPDLEVDDPTGDAELLLIGWGSSYGPIGEACRRARRKGVKVAHAHLRHLRPFPANLGDVLRRYPQVVCPEMNLGQLALLLRGKYLVDVQSVSKVQGLSFLADEVGRVIRAALGGTLAEIEQDKTMVAKLGAATVGAGAIA